A single genomic interval of Capsicum annuum cultivar UCD-10X-F1 unplaced genomic scaffold, UCD10Xv1.1 ctg4030, whole genome shotgun sequence harbors:
- the LOC124891730 gene encoding uncharacterized protein LOC124891730 yields MSVKLYVQIKKTERGFGTYPLIITALEKSDSEMLFDGKVGAIMYLESPSEIVEEIISYKSNSTSPVPLLDSKGNKIITDCKHSDVKVGQIYKDKCTFISVIARFAIGHSFNYYVKRSDKQRPVVVVDGAHLSGAYKGTFISAKTLDGAGSILSITYGVVDSENDNSWTWFFENFKIAFGERDSMCVVSNCHESIIKANVCTNFKKSKDRLSDIYYAMAKAYRKDEFDFFWNQIGKIDKRVKSYLEDAGFENWARVYAPVNRGSMITSNIAECINGKLKLAHELSIIEFLEQVSTSSTYVYYVYDDGRKYIVCLDRRTCSCGRFQLDEITCEHAIAVLKSKHVVDMKPYCSEFYYPETLRKTYEESMFPMPDKKDWIVLQEVMDEVVLPPKYKRQPEMSKKNRHKKSSETMTSSSNCCGRYGYAGHNRLTCNFFSKKD; encoded by the exons ATGAGTGTGAAGCTGTATgttcaaattaaaaaaacagaGCGTGGATTTGGAACGTATCCTCTTATCATCACTGCGTTAGAGAAGTCTGATAGTGAAATGCTTTTTGATGGGAAAGTTGGTGCTATAATGTATTTGGAAAGTCCATCTGAAatagttgaagaaataattaGTTACAAATCTAATTCTACTTCTCCGGTGCCTTTGTTGGATAGCAAAGGGAACAAGATCATTACTGATTGCAAGCATAGTGATGTTAAGGTTGGACAAATATATAAGGACAAGTGTACTTTCATTTCGGTTATTGCGCGATTTGCAATTGGGCATTCCTTTAATTACTATGTCAAAAGATCGGATAAGCAaag GCCTGTAGTTGTGGTTGATGGTGCACATTTGAGTGGAGCATATAAAGGTACATTTATTTCTGCAAAAACTCTTGATGGAGCag GAAGCATTCTGTCGATTACGTATGGTGTTGTTGATAGTGAAAACGATAATTCGTGGACTTGGTTTTTTGAGAACTTCAAAATTGCTTTTGGAGAGCGCGATAGTATGTGTGTTGTATCCAACTGTCATGAAAGCATAATAAAGGCT AATGTTTGCACAAACTTCAAGAAGAGTAAAGATAGACTTAGCGATATTTACTATGCCATGGCCAAGGCTTACCGCAAAGatgagtttgattttttttggaatcAAATTGGGAAGATTGATAAGAGGGTAAAGTCTTATCTTGAGGATGCTGGATTTGAAAATTGGGCACGCGTGTATGCACCTGTTAATCGCGGTAGCATGATAACTTCAAATATAGCGGAGTGCATAAATGGTAAATTGAAGCTAGCACATGAGTTGTCGATAATAGAATTTTTGGAGCAG GTTAGTACGTCATCAACATATGTATATTATGTTTATGATGACGGGAGGAAGTACATAGTATGTCTTGATAGGAGGACTTGTTCTTGTGGTAGATTCCAATTGGACGAGATAACATGTGAACACGCGATTGCAGTACTAAAAAGCAAGCATGTAGTTGATATGAAGCCTTATTGTTCAGAGTTTTATTATCCTGAAACATTAAGGAAGACGTATGAAGAATCTATGTTTCCAATGCCAGATAAGAAGGACTGGATTGTGCTACAAGAAGTTATGGACGAAGTTGTGTTACCACCAAAATACAAACGTCAACCCGAAATGTCAAAGAAAAACAGgcacaagaaatcaagtgaaactaTGACATCGAGTAGTAATTGTTGCGGGAGATATGGTTATGCAGGTCACAACAGGCTTACTTGTAACTTCTTTTCAAAGAAGGACTGA